GGCTAGGTCTAAAATATCGTTAATAATGGTTAGTAGTAGGCTACCGCTTTGATTAATGGTGTTGACGTAGTCTTTTTGTACGGCGTTAAGGGGGGTATGGGTTAATAAGTCGGCCATGCCCATGATGCCATTCATGGGGGTTCTAATTTCGTGGCTCATGGTGGCTAGGAAGGTGCTTTTGGCTCGGTTGGCGCTTTCTGCTTCTTTTTTGGCTTCTTCTAGGGCTTTGTTTTTTAGTTCTAGTTGTTCTTTTTGTTCTTTTTCTTGTTGTAGTAGTTTAGCCTGTGCGATCGCAATGCCGAACTGAGAGGCAACGTTTTCAATTAATTCTATTTCTGATTTACTCCAACATCTGTACTCTTTACAGGTATGCAAACAAATAATTCCATTGGCTTGTCCTAAATAAGATGTACGCACTGCCATCATGGACTTAAGATTAACTTCGATACATAAATATCGCATATCTTCTAGGAGGGGATCTTTAAAAACATCGTTGGTGACAACGGCTTTATCTTTTTCTAGTATTTTTTCTAGGTGAATGTTACGAACGTTTTCAGGGTTAATATTGGCATCTGCCATGGATGAGATTCCTTCGCTCAGATATTCTCCTAGGGGGGTAATGGGGGGATTTTTATTACTATCGTAGGTGAATAGGTGACAACGATCTAGTTTCATTGCCTCACCGATGGTTTGGGAGGCTCGTTGAAATAATTCTTCGTAGTCAATGGTTTGACGAATGGATTGAACAATGGTTTTTAATAAAACTTCTTGTTGAAATTTTTCTTCTAATAATTTTTGAGATTGTTGACGCTCAATTTCATAACCTATCCATTGAGCCATCAGTTTTAAGATTTGTTGGGAGTTATCGGTTATTCTGTGGTTTGTTTGTTCGTCAAAGGAGAAAAAACACAATGTACCGTAGGTTTTACCACATACTTCTATTCTTGAACCGATGTAGCTTTGTATATTCCAAAAGGTATGTCCTGGATGATTTTTATAGGATGAATTGGCTAATGATTCTATGACTAAAGGTTCTTGATGTTGTAAGCAGATAAAGCACAATGATTGCTCTTGATTCATGTATGGGGGCAGTTGCACTATGTCTCCGTTTCTTTTTTCTCCTTGAAATTTGATAATTTTGATGGATTGTTCTTCTCCTTGAGTTAGTACCCCCATTTCAAGGTTGAAGAATTTTCTGCCTAGGTTGAAGATTCCTTCTAGTTTTTGTTCAAAGGTGAGGTTAGATGATGCGGTAACTTTATATAGTGCCCTCATGGCACATTCTTGGGCTTTGAGTGTGCCTTGATTTTTTCTATTTTCGGTAATGTCTCGACAGATACCGATTAAGATACCTTCTTCTATTAGGGATAGGGACATTTGTTTCCAAATTTTATGGCCGTTTTTGTGATAAGAAATTTCTTCCCCTCGCCAATATTTTTTTTCTCGACAAACAGAGAGGATTTCTTGTTCTATTCTTTGGGCATCTTCTGGGGGGTAAAAGTCTTGCCATTTTTTTCCTAATAATTCTTTTTCTTGGTAACCTGAAATTTCTATATATGCTTGGTTAACGTAAATGTAGCGATCGTCTTTGAATAAGACTACCCCGTCAATGATGTTGTCTAAAATTAATTTTTGGTATTCAGATAATATCTGATTTTTTTGCGTATTTTCTCTTAAGTATAATTCGGTAAGTGTGCGGGGGTCTATCATCGTATTAAGGAATTATAGGAGAGGCATAAAGATATATTTCATACTATCTTATTTTTTACTGTTGCGTTAATTTTTTGCCTAAGGGCGATCGCCTTTAAGGGTTAATTTTAAGATTGTAATTTTATGATCATGAACATAAATAAAATAAAACCTCAAAACTATAAATTCAGGGAAATCAATATCTAATGCAAAATTCAGCTGATCAACTGATTTTATTTATCTTCACTAAAAATAAACTAATAACTAACTAATTAACTATTAAGTAATAAACAAGTTTGATTTTTTTGAAACGATAGAATTATCTCTATATCTCATCTAACATAAATGAACAAAAAAAACCATTACTATCAACCGCCTTTTTATCTTAAAAACGGACTCATTCAAACCGTTTATATAGCTAAAGTTATGGAAAAAAAATGGCAAAAATATCTTAACCTTAACCCTATTCCCTATCAGGAAAAAATATACCATGGTATGAATAATACCCCCCTCTATGCTATCGGTGCGATTCCCCCTCATGCTAAAGGCACAATTATCGCCACTTACGGTATTACAGGAAGCCTAGAAAATCAATGGTATTTAGAAGTATTGGCAAGAAAAGCATATTATCTTGGTTATGCTATCATTTTATTTGATTGGAGAGCTCACGGAAAAACAGCACAACTATCCCCCGTGCTTACCTCAGACGGTATTTTTGAAGGACAAGACTTTTTAAGTATTGCTTCCCATGCTAAACAAGAAGGATTTCCCAGTAAATTTTGGTTTACAGGATATTCTTTAGGGGGAAAACTAGCACTATGGGCAATATCCTATGGTTCAAAAATTACCAAAATCAATAATCAATCTACTTTAACAGCCAACGATATTGGTGGTTGTGGGGTAATTTGCCCTAGTCTTGATGCTGATAAATCCCTAAGCTATTTGGAAAATCATCCTATTAAAAAGTATTTGGATAAGGTTATTACCAAAGGATTACGAGAATTAACAATCTCGCTCCACAAATATCATCCTCAGGATATTAGTTTAAAAAATTTAGCCCTAGTTGACAGTATTCGTAAGTTTGATCAATATTTTGTTATCTCGGCTCTCGGTTTTGAAAATGTTAGAGATTATTATTATGCTAGTAGCCCATTTCGTATTCTCTCCACGATTAACAAACCTACCCTAATTATTTACGCAAAAGATGATCCCATGTTTTGCCCTACTATTATTCCTGATTTACAAAAAGAAGTAGCTTATAATTCTCATCTAAATTTAATGTTAACTGCCCATGGTGGTCATGTGGGCTATGTCAACTCTAAGCAAGGACAAAAAATTAATGGAGATAACGATATTTGGTGGGCATGGAATCGTTTTCTTAATTGGGTTATCAAAGAAGATGTTGATAATTAATCAAAACTGGATTCGATGAGGACTGGAGGCGATGGGGCGTTGAGGTGACGGGGAGTCGGGGTGATAATAGTTTGATCATTTATCATCAATTGTTCATGGTTAATTGTCAATTGTTTATGCCTTTAAAAATGATAAATTTTAACCTGATAATTGTCTATGGTTAAGCGTTCATTCCATGGTAAGATGTAGTCTGGTTCTAGTTAACGTTGTATGGCTAAAATCATGATAAATATAAGCAAGTGCGATCGCCCCTAGTGACTACCTCAGAAACTTCCACCAACACAGAAAATCTGGAAACCCTCGATCATCAGGGAGAAAAAGAACCAGAAAAAATAGACGACTCCATGACCGAATATTATCAACTAAAATATAATATTCTCATCACCACCATCGTCATTGGGCTATCTTGCTTTGCTCTTGTGTGGGTATTTTACTCCCTATCCACAGGATTAAACTATCTCCTAGGAGCTTGTGTAGGCTTAGTGTATATTAACCTGTTAGCCAGGGAAGTCGAAAAGGTAGGCAACAGCAAACGAAGCATCGGCTCAACCCGTCTAGCACTCTTCGCAGGACTAATGATCATCGCCACCCAACGACAACAACTAGAAGTGATACCTATTTTTTTAGGTTTCATGACATATAAAGCCTCTATTCTGCTCACAGTTTTGCCCAGTAGTTTACTAAGTGGCAAAAATAAATCAGAGTAAAGGGTTAATTTTATGGTAAATTGTCTGAGATTCCTACAATCAGGGAAAATCTTGCTTAATGGAACTAACAAATATAATCAATCTAAATAATCGCTTATTAGCGGCCATTGAAGTGGGAGAACACTTTTACTGGGAAATCGGTAAATATAAAGTCCATGGACAAGTATTCATCGTATCCTGGTTCGTCATCGGTGTTCTACTCATCGCCTCCATCGCCGCTACCAGAAACATTCAAAGAATACCAAGCGGATTCCAAAACTTTATGGAATACGTCCTCGATTTTTTACGCAATCTCACCAAAGATCAAATTGGCGAAAAAGAATATCGTCCATGGGTTCCCTTCATCGGTACTCTATTTTTATTCATTTTCGTATCCAACTGGTCCGGTGCTTTGATTCCTTGGAAACTAATCGAAATTCCCGAAGGAGAATTGTCAGCGCCCACCGTGGACATTAACACCACCGTAGCCTTTGCCCTTTTAACCTCCCTCGCATACTTCTATGCAGGGATTAGCAAAAAAGGCTTAGGTTATTTCGCTGACTATGCCCAACCTTCCCCCATCATGGTACCCTTTAGGGCGATCGAAGACTTCACCCGTCCTTTATCCCTCAGTTTCCGTCTATTCGGGAACATCCTAGCGGATGAATTAGCCGTAGGTGTATTAGTCTTACTCGTACCCTTGATTGTACCCTTACCCTTGATGGTATTAGGATTATTCACCAGCGCCATCCAAGCACTGATTTTCGCCACCCTAGCAGGTTCCTACATCGGAGAAGCCCTAGAAGCCCACGGCGAAGAACATGACTAACGAGTTTAGGAAAATAAACCGCCCAACTCACTAGCATAAAAAACCAAAATATAGTTAAATACATTTTGGGCTTAAATAAATTGCCATTGTGTGATTAACTAACATAGGGAACAGATTTTAAAAAATCCATTCCCCCACACGAAAAACTAAAAATTCTTGTTGTACTAATTTAATTAAAGAAAAAAAGGAAAAATTATGAGCGTAGAAGCAGCATCAGTAATCGCAGCAGCCTTAGCCGTAGGTTTAGCAGCTATTGGACCTGGATTAGGTCAAGGTAACGCCGCCGGACAAGCCGTAGAAGGTATTGCTCGTCAGCCTGAAGCAGAAGGCAAAATCCGTGGAACTTTACTTCTTAGTTTAGCATTCATGGAAGCACTAACCATCTACGGTCTAGTTGTAGCATTAGTATTATTATTCGCTAATCCTTTCGCTTAAGTAATTTAGATTACTCTAAATTTAAAAAATAAGGTAAAGGAAAAAATAGGTTTTAGGTTTTAGGTATCTCTCAGTGTGAGCGAATGCCTAAACACCTAAGAACCAAAAAATATCAATTGCAGTAATACTTTTAAGGATAATTGCATATTGACAAAAAGAACCAGTAAATTCTGCCCCAAAGTCAAATGATGATGACACAATGGATTTTATTTGCGGCGGAAACCGCAGAAGGGGGTTTATTTGATATTGACGCTACCCTGCCCCTCATGGCAGTTCAGTTTTTACTATTAGCGGTAATATTAAATGCCCTATTTTATAAACCTTTAGGAAAAGCAATTGACGAAAGAGCAGGATATGTTCAAGGTCAATTAAATAGTGCAAAAGAGCAAAAACAAAAATCCTTAGCCCTTGTTCAACAATATGAACAAGAATTAAAGGAAGTCCGTAAACAATCCCAAGAAATTATTGCGGAGGCTCAAACTGAAGCTCAAAAGATCGTTTCTGAACAAAGCCAACAAGCCCAGCAAGAAGTAATTGCCGAGCGTCAAAAGGCATCAGAGCAAATTGAAATGGAAAGAAAAGAAGCCATGTCAGCTTTAGAGCAAGAAGTTCAAGCCCTTACCCAGCAAATTTTAGAGAAAGTTTTAGGCAAAGAATTTGCTTAAGTAGCTCCATAATTAGGGCATAGAGAATAGAGATGTCTCATTCTCTTTCCCTGCAAAAAAACATAAAATAAACACGCCTAGTTTAAAGAAAAAATAATTATGTTGACTTTATTCTATCTAGCCACTGAATCAGCAGAAGGCGGATTTGGTTTAAGTTCAGACATTCTAGGCTCTAACCTAATTAACTTAATTATCGTAATTGGTTTATTAGTAGTATATGGTGGTAAATTTGTCGGCAATTTACTCGAAGAAAGACGTAAAAAAATTGCCCAAGAAATTCAAGAAGCAGAACAACAAGCTGCTGATGCCGCCAAAGCTCTAGCCGAAGGACAGAAAAACTTAAACGAAGCTCAAGAAAGAGCTAAGAAAATTATCTCTGATGCTCAAGCCACCGCTGGTAAAGTTAGAGAAGAAATTTTGGCTCAAGGACAAAAAGATATTGAAAGAATGAAAACTACCGCAGTACAAGAGCTAGACTCTGAAAGAGCGAAGGTAGTGAATGAATTAAAAAGAACCATTGCTGTACTAGCCCTTGAGAAAGCAGAACAGCAATTAAAAGAAACTCTGACTGATGAGGTTCAAGGAAAAATCATTAGTCGTGCCGTTGAGCAATTAGGAGGTTAAAAATGCAAAGTGCTATTACCGCTGAAGTAGTAGAACCCTATGCCGAGGCCTTGATGTCCCTAGCCAAAGAAAAAAACGTTGCCGATGCCATCGGTGAGGATGTGCGCTCTTTAGTAAGTTTGTTAAAAGAGTCTGCAGAATTAAAAGCCCTCTTTGCTAGTCCGATGATTAAAGCAGAGCAAAAAAAAGCTGTTATTAGAAATATCGCTGGTGAGCAGATAAATCCTTTCTTGCTCAATTTTTTATTATTGTTGGTGGATAAAGGTAGAATTAGCTTTATTGAAGGTGTTTTAGCCAAATATTTAGAGATTCTACGCAAACTCAATAATACGGTTCTTGCTGAAATTACTTCTGCCGTGAGGTTGTATGAAGGGGAATCAGAAAAGTTGATGGAAAAAGTAAAAACTCTCACTGGTGCTAGTGCCGTGGAGATAGAAACAAAAATTGATCCTGACATCATCGGTGGTGTAATTATCAAAGTTGGCTCTCAGGTTTATGATGCTAGTTTACGAGGACAATTACGCCGTATCACATTGGGAATGCTTGGTTCTAACTAAGTTATCTTGATGGTGATAATTGTTTGTTATGAGCATATGATTTATATGCCCTAGCCATAATCAAAATAAAATTAATAACTGACAATCAATTTGTTACATATAAGTAGCTCTAAGAAAAAGATATGATCAACATTAGACCAGACGAAATTGCTAATATTATTCGCCAACAGATTGAATCCTATGATGAACAGGTTCAAGTTTCCAATGTTGGTACTGTGTTACAGGTAGGAGATGGTATTGCTCGTGTTTATGGCTTGGATAAAGTCATGGCGGGTGAGTTGGTAGAGTTTGAAGATGGTACTGTGGGTATCGCCCTTAACCTTGAACAGGATAACGTTGGGGTGGTATTGATGGGTGATGGTTTAGACATCCAAGAAGGTAGTAACGTTAAAGCTACTGGCAAAATTGCTCAAATTCCTGTGGGTGATGCTTTAGTTGGTAGGGTTTTAGATGCTTTGGCTCGTCCTATTGATGGTAAAGGCGATCTTGATACTTCTGAAACTCGTTTGATTGAATCGGCCGCCCCCGGGATTGTAGCTCGTAAGTCTGTATGTGAGCCTATGCAAACTGGTATCACTGCTATTGATGCGATGATTCCTGTAGGTCGTGGACAGCGTGAGTTGATCATCGGTGACCGTCAAACTGGTAAAACTGCGATCGCCGTTGACACCATTATTAACCAAAAAGAAGAAGATGTAATCTGCGTATATGTAGCAGTGGGTCAAAAGGCTTCTACCGTTGCTAATGTAGTAGATACCCTCAGAGAAAAAGGTGCATTAGATTACACCGTAGTAGTGGCAGCTAATGCTAACGATCCTGCTACCTTACAATACCTCGCCCCCTACACTGGAGCTGCGATCGCAGAATACTTCATGTATAAAGGTAAAGCCACCCTCATCATCTACGATGATTTAACCAAACAAGCTCAGGCTTACCGTCAAATGTCCTTGTTATTACGTCGTCCCCCAGGACGTGAGGCATACCCCGGAGACGTATTCTATCTCCACTCTCGCTTATTAGAAAGAGCAGCAAAATTGAGCGACGAATTAGGTGGCGGAAGTATGACTGCTTTACCCATCATCGAAACCCAAGCAGGGGACGTGTCCGCTTATATTCCTACCAACGTAATTTCCATTACCGACGGTCAGATTTTCTTATCCTCCGACTTGTTTAACGCAGGTTTCCGTCCCGCCATCAACGCAGGTATCTCCGTATCCCGTGTAGGTTCTGCGGCTCAAACCAAAGCCATGAAACAGGTTGCTGGTAAATTAAAATTAGAACTAGCTCAGTTTGCAGAACTTGAAGCATTTTCTCAATTTGCTTCTGATTTAGATGCAGCTACCCAAGCACAGTTAGCTAAAGGTCAAAGATTACGTCAATTACTCAAACAAGCAGAAAACTCTCCTTTAGCAGTGTGGGAACAAGTTGCCCAGGTTTATAGTGGTATTAATGGCTTATTAGATGATATTGCCGTTGATAAAGTAGTGGAATTTGTACTCACTTTAAGACAGTACATCAAAAATAGTAAGCCTAAATTCATCGAGATTATTAACTCTGAGAAGAAATTAACCGATGAAGCCGAAGCTATTTTAAAAGAAGCTATTACCGAAGCAAAACAGGCTTTCTCTGCTTAATTGAAATAATGGCGGTGGGCTAGCCCCACCCGACTGCATCCTAAGCAGTATATTTTTTATCGATTGTTTATTGGTAATTTTTAATTATCAATTATCCATTATCCATTATCAATTAACACCATGTCTAACTTAAAAGCGATTCGTGATCGCATCGACTCAGTAAAAAACACTAAAAAAATTACTGAAGCAATGCGTTTAGTGGCTGCGGCTAAGGTAAGACGGGCGCAAGAGCAAGTAACTGCTACTCGTCCTTTTGCTGATGCCCTAGCTCAAGTTTTATACGGTTTACAAAGCCGTTTACGCATGGAAGAAGCCGATTTACCTTTACTTAAACAAAGGGATGTTAAAACCGTTGCTTTGTTAGTGATTACGGGCGATCGGGGTCTATGCGGAAGTTACAACTCCAGTATTATTAAAAAAGCTGAACAAAGAGCAGCTGAATTAAAAGAACAAGGTTTAAAATATACCTTCGTAATAGTTGGTAGAAAAGCAGTTCAATATTTTCAACGTCGTAATGAGCCCATTTCTGCTAAGTATAGTGGTTTAGAGCAAATTCCTACCGCTGAGGAGTCTGGAAAAATTGCTGATGAGTTGCTCTCTTTATTTTTCTCTGACACCGTTGATCGGGTTGAATTGATTTACACCCGCTTTGTTTCTTTAATTAGTTCTAAACCTGTAATTCAAACTCTTTTACCTCTTACCCCCCAAGGATTAGAAGTTCAGGATGATGAAATCTTTCGTCTCATTGTCCGTGATGGTTCATTCCAAGTTGAAAGGGAAGCTGTTACTTCTCCTAAGGCTGATTTTCCCAAGGATATGATTTTTGAACAAGATCCTGTTCAAATTTTAGATTCTCTCTTACCTCTATATATTAATAATCAGTTATTAAGAGCTTTACAAGAATCTGCAGCCAGTGAATTGGCCGCTAGAATGACGGCGATGAATAACGCTAGTCAAAATGCTAGTGATTTGATGAAGACTTTAACATTGTCTTATAACAAGGCTCGTCAGGCTTCTATTACTCAACAAATTCTTGAGGTTGTATCTGGTGCAAATGCGCTGGGTTAATTAGTTAGCTTTTCGTATTTTAGCCCCCATTTAGGGGGTTTTTTTATGTTTAAATGAGGTTATGATACCAAATCTGATTTAGTAAAAATATCATCATTCGCTTTGTAATGAATTACTGATGTTACCCAAAGATGATTATAAGGGTTGTTTAACGGGTTTCCCTACTTCTCGGGGATATTGTTTGGGAGTTTTACCTATTTTTTTTACATAAATACAATGGCGAATATTATTGTTAAGGGGAGTATTTTGATTGACTATTTTTTCTATATTTCCTCCTAATAAATTTGCTACTTTTTTACTCTTTATTTCTTCTTCTTCCGTCCAATTTCCTCGATATAAAATGGCTACGCCCCCTTGTTTTAATAGGGGTAAAGTGTATTCTAAACATACGGATGTTTCGGCAACGGCTCTAATTAAAGCAAAATCAAACTGGTTTCTGTAGGTTTTATCTTGTCCTATTTTTTCTACTCTATCAACTAAGGTGGTAATATTTGTTAGGTTTAAATCTTGGACTAATTGAGTAATAAAATTTATTTTTTTGGTGGTGGAATCCATCAGAGTGAATTGACCTAGGGGAAATGCGATCGCCCCAGGAATACCAGGAAAACCACCCCCTGTACCAATATCAATAACTTTTTTATGATTTAAATCATAAGCGATTAAAGGAGCTAAAGAATCCCATAAATTTTTTTCCCAAAACTCCTCAGGAGTAGTAATACGAGTTAAATTAAGATATTTATTAGTCTTAATAATTTTGTTATATAACTGATCAAATAATAATTGTTGATCTGGATTTGGTTGCCAATTAGTAGTATTTTGCCAAATATCATTAAATTGAGGTAAATTCACGGATGCTTGTTAATAATTAATAGTTAAAAGTGAATAGTTAAGATCAATTGACAATAACAAGGTTTAAGTATCTTACTTTTACTGTTTCTTTATTTATAAAATTTTAAATGTTAAAAACATAATTTAGATTTATTTTTTGATATTTTTTTAATATATCTAAACCATTGAAATTTATAAATATTGATGTGTCCCACAAATACTCATTAATTGTCAATTGTCAATTGTTAATTGTTAATTGCCTTCTAACACCTGCAATAAAACCTTACCCATTTCCTGACAACCCACAGCTTTTGCCCCTTCGGACATAATATCTCCCGTGCGATAACCTAAATCCAATACCTTTAATACCGCTTCTTCAATCTTTGTAGCTGCTTCAGGCTCATTTAAACCATAGCGCAACATCATGGCCGCGCTCAATACCTGTGCTAAGGGATTGGCTTTATCTTGCCCTGCAATGTCAGGTGCTGAGCCGTGGACGGGTTCAAATAATCCAGGGCGATTAGCACCCAAACTAGCAGAAGGTAACATACCAATACTACCCGTGAGCATGGCGGCCGCATCGGAAAGAATATCACCGAATAAATTACCCGTGACGATGGTATCAAACTGTTTAGGGTTGCGCACCAACTGCATGGCGGCATTATCCACATACATATGGGTTAATTCCACATCAGGATATTCCTCAGACATTTTTATGAGGCGATCGCGCCATAATTGAGACACATCCAACACATTCGCCTTATCCACCGAGCAGAGCCTTTTTTGGCGTTTTTGGGCAGTTTCAAAAGCAACCCTCGCAATGCGATCAATTTCTGAAACCGTATAAGCCATGGTATTTACGCCCCTTTGTTCCCCAGTTTCTGAGGTAAAGATGCCCTTGGGTTGACCAAAATAAATTCCCCCCGTCAACTCCCTAACCACCATAATATCAACCCCTTCCACCACTTCTTTTTTGAGGCTAGAAGCGTCGATTAATTGAGGGAGAATAGTGGCAGGGCGTAAGTTGGCAAACAATTCTAAAGCCGCCCGAATACCTAACAAACCAGTTTCAGGGCGTAATTCACGGGGAAGATTATCCCACTTATAACCACCAATGGCCGCCAATAATACAGAGTCACTCTTAAGGCAAGTTTCTACGGTTTCAGGGGTTAAAGGTACACCCTTAGCATCAATGGCCGCACCACCAATTAAAGCGGTTTGAAAGTTAAATTTAATATCGCACTGTTTACCCACTGCTTCCAATACCTTAACGGTAACATCCATAATTTCAGGGCCAATGCCATCACCGGGCAGGAGAGTTATCGAATATTGATTAGTCATTATAAATAATTATTTTTTCTAAGAATTTTTTTACTTAAAATCCATCTAATTGTCCATTGTCCATTGTCCATTGTCAATTGTTTTCCAGTTTGTTAGGAATTCCTTGACATCCTCCTGGGATAGTTGAGCGGGTATATTCGCCACCCCAACAACAGCAGTAGTAGCGGTTTTCTTCGCTGAGGTTTTTTACCCCTGTAAAGTCAGTTTTTTCGATCACAGCGCCCGTATATTCTCCCGTTTCATAATTCGGGGCATGGGTGCGATCGCGCGGTGTTGCCCTTTCATAACTACCATAAAACAAAATCGCCTTTTTCAAATCTGCCCCCTGCAAAGTAGCTTCCACCAAAACAGTGCGGGATAAATTTGCCCGACTCAAATCACAACGGGACAGGTTAGACTTTACTATATTCGCTTCACTTAAATCAGTCCATCGTAAATCCTGCCCCATCAAATTATTTCCTGCCAACACCACCCCCAAATTAATTACTCTCATACCATATTGACGATCTTCGGCATACCCTCCAGCCCCATCTAAAATCACTCTCCCTAGGTGACTATCTCGCCGTAAAGGGGTTATTAAACGAGATCTTGACAAAAAACGCAAAATCTTAGCTTTACCCGCCGCATCAACACTTGTAAGAATGGATGCTGTGCGCCCCTCGGCGATCGCCCTTTCTTGCGGCCAATCCTCCAAAAGTCCATCAGGACCTAAGACCAAATCTGAGATACCCTGAAAATAAGCATCAATAGTTTGTTGTTGGGTAATGCGATTTTGTTGAATAGTTAAATCTTTAGAGATTACATACTGTTGCCAAGCAACATACACCGCTAAAACAGCAATGGATATTTGTCCTAAAGCCCCAACCCAGTCAGCCCAAGAACCAAATTCATCATATTTAAACTGATTTAACCATTGGCTGATACGTTGATAAACTCCCAAATATTTTGCCAAAATTAATAGGGATATTATTAAACCAATAGAGCCAATTAATGCCCTTCTTTCTTGGGGAGTGAGAAAAAAGGCAATCCATTCTTGAATAAAAGGGGTTGTTTGTAACACTGCTAAAACAAAGGCAATCAAGGCACAACTAGCACCCAACCAAGGAATATTGCCATAGATACCGATGAAGGAAAGGGCAAGGAAAATAATAATGTTGAGAGAAAAAGAACTTTTTGGTTTTTTTACATGACTTAATTGTTTTGGTGGAATCATGGGAATGGATACCGACACCGAATCTTTATCTTTCTCTACAGATACTAAGGACGAGTTATTATGTTCTGAGTCAGATTGACTATTGTTATTTGGCGCTTGAGTCATGGAAAATAACGTTTTTAAGTAAAAATAACTATCTTTCCAATTGTATTTGAGACTAGCTCTTTGGGGCAAAGATTCAAGATGGGGTTAAGATAATTTTCTCATCATCGCCCATGGTTGATAAACGTAGTCGAGATGCCCTATTGCCTACCCAATGTTGTCAATAAATGCTATTTCCATGACTAATTAAATTTTTCAAGGAGAATTTGTTAGGCTATACTAAGAAGGGGTTAGAGAGATAGTTTCATTGTCTTGTGTGCTACCCATTTTCAGTCAGGTTGTCTTTGTAATAAATTGGTCAGAATGGTATTATGATTTCCTCTAATCAAGCTCAAGAGTTATACAAACAGACCTTGTTTCGCCTAGGAGCAATGTTAAAGTTATTGAAACAGGGGGACTCACCTGATAATCGACGCAACGTTCAAAA
The genomic region above belongs to Cyanobacterium stanieri LEGE 03274 and contains:
- the atpH gene encoding ATP synthase F1 subunit delta, whose amino-acid sequence is MQSAITAEVVEPYAEALMSLAKEKNVADAIGEDVRSLVSLLKESAELKALFASPMIKAEQKKAVIRNIAGEQINPFLLNFLLLLVDKGRISFIEGVLAKYLEILRKLNNTVLAEITSAVRLYEGESEKLMEKVKTLTGASAVEIETKIDPDIIGGVIIKVGSQVYDASLRGQLRRITLGMLGSN
- the atpA gene encoding F0F1 ATP synthase subunit alpha, translated to MINIRPDEIANIIRQQIESYDEQVQVSNVGTVLQVGDGIARVYGLDKVMAGELVEFEDGTVGIALNLEQDNVGVVLMGDGLDIQEGSNVKATGKIAQIPVGDALVGRVLDALARPIDGKGDLDTSETRLIESAAPGIVARKSVCEPMQTGITAIDAMIPVGRGQRELIIGDRQTGKTAIAVDTIINQKEEDVICVYVAVGQKASTVANVVDTLREKGALDYTVVVAANANDPATLQYLAPYTGAAIAEYFMYKGKATLIIYDDLTKQAQAYRQMSLLLRRPPGREAYPGDVFYLHSRLLERAAKLSDELGGGSMTALPIIETQAGDVSAYIPTNVISITDGQIFLSSDLFNAGFRPAINAGISVSRVGSAAQTKAMKQVAGKLKLELAQFAELEAFSQFASDLDAATQAQLAKGQRLRQLLKQAENSPLAVWEQVAQVYSGINGLLDDIAVDKVVEFVLTLRQYIKNSKPKFIEIINSEKKLTDEAEAILKEAITEAKQAFSA
- a CDS encoding F0F1 ATP synthase subunit gamma, coding for MSNLKAIRDRIDSVKNTKKITEAMRLVAAAKVRRAQEQVTATRPFADALAQVLYGLQSRLRMEEADLPLLKQRDVKTVALLVITGDRGLCGSYNSSIIKKAEQRAAELKEQGLKYTFVIVGRKAVQYFQRRNEPISAKYSGLEQIPTAEESGKIADELLSLFFSDTVDRVELIYTRFVSLISSKPVIQTLLPLTPQGLEVQDDEIFRLIVRDGSFQVEREAVTSPKADFPKDMIFEQDPVQILDSLLPLYINNQLLRALQESAASELAARMTAMNNASQNASDLMKTLTLSYNKARQASITQQILEVVSGANALG
- the rsmG gene encoding 16S rRNA (guanine(527)-N(7))-methyltransferase RsmG, whose translation is MNLPQFNDIWQNTTNWQPNPDQQLLFDQLYNKIIKTNKYLNLTRITTPEEFWEKNLWDSLAPLIAYDLNHKKVIDIGTGGGFPGIPGAIAFPLGQFTLMDSTTKKINFITQLVQDLNLTNITTLVDRVEKIGQDKTYRNQFDFALIRAVAETSVCLEYTLPLLKQGGVAILYRGNWTEEEEIKSKKVANLLGGNIEKIVNQNTPLNNNIRHCIYVKKIGKTPKQYPREVGKPVKQPL
- the leuB gene encoding 3-isopropylmalate dehydrogenase; translation: MTNQYSITLLPGDGIGPEIMDVTVKVLEAVGKQCDIKFNFQTALIGGAAIDAKGVPLTPETVETCLKSDSVLLAAIGGYKWDNLPRELRPETGLLGIRAALELFANLRPATILPQLIDASSLKKEVVEGVDIMVVRELTGGIYFGQPKGIFTSETGEQRGVNTMAYTVSEIDRIARVAFETAQKRQKRLCSVDKANVLDVSQLWRDRLIKMSEEYPDVELTHMYVDNAAMQLVRNPKQFDTIVTGNLFGDILSDAAAMLTGSIGMLPSASLGANRPGLFEPVHGSAPDIAGQDKANPLAQVLSAAMMLRYGLNEPEAATKIEEAVLKVLDLGYRTGDIMSEGAKAVGCQEMGKVLLQVLEGN
- a CDS encoding pentapeptide repeat-containing protein, whose protein sequence is MTQAPNNNSQSDSEHNNSSLVSVEKDKDSVSVSIPMIPPKQLSHVKKPKSSFSLNIIIFLALSFIGIYGNIPWLGASCALIAFVLAVLQTTPFIQEWIAFFLTPQERRALIGSIGLIISLLILAKYLGVYQRISQWLNQFKYDEFGSWADWVGALGQISIAVLAVYVAWQQYVISKDLTIQQNRITQQQTIDAYFQGISDLVLGPDGLLEDWPQERAIAEGRTASILTSVDAAGKAKILRFLSRSRLITPLRRDSHLGRVILDGAGGYAEDRQYGMRVINLGVVLAGNNLMGQDLRWTDLSEANIVKSNLSRCDLSRANLSRTVLVEATLQGADLKKAILFYGSYERATPRDRTHAPNYETGEYTGAVIEKTDFTGVKNLSEENRYYCCCWGGEYTRSTIPGGCQGIPNKLENN